A region of Rhodospirillaceae bacterium DNA encodes the following proteins:
- a CDS encoding peptidase domain-containing ABC transporter produces the protein MFLLSADQAIMTSRALRSSATGVAFIARQFGVRINVDAIENAISSGTLSNAKEFADYFFKQDILVRPRKLSVKELVSKSYIYPCVAIMKDGRSFILAGVDSREGADKTKLIAIDPMNPTAQPKRIVAAEFSRDWAGQIVLVSRSSGNPSTDRAFDWQWFLPELYRFKGVMALTFIISLLLHALGIAPIIYIQISLDKVLGYEATATLYVLTAAVTLALIFNGLLTYGRDYVINHICTTIEARLTGDVFDKMLNLPAQTFHTTSPAEMEGKVQSVVAVRMFLARQVLTNLYDATGILVFVPILFGYSPILALVVVLFSFMQGFIDLASKIRQRKLRSAIGEANMSRIRALRETIGGIDAVKSLSQEPIQRREWRSAAAASIRSNTEMSKLTNLTGSINATLMSLMTVAIVFTGINLVFAGSLSAGAIISCNMLGAKVVAPIKGLITFFADTHIIGGAMAQIGSIWNANPERTGSGSQQVIHGGFKIRDVTVRFDDHAVLDKINLDIPARSKVVIVGPSASGKSTLLRLLQGLLKPSEGIIEVDGANLSSLDLSFYRSQVALVDLQPSFFAGPLDENIRRVRPNISARELEEVIEVSGLGLLSDNLPEGLSTQVDQTASNLSQAHKIMVALARAMASSPNLLLLDETFNSLDKRALVHLKTNLNKISNGRTLISTTHDMRFVPDYDWIIVLDQGKVVGQGKHHELVSNCALYSDLWRLEKRIDGSDARAES, from the coding sequence ATGTTTTTGCTATCAGCAGATCAGGCTATAATGACTTCCAGGGCTTTACGATCCTCAGCTACCGGCGTCGCCTTTATCGCCCGCCAATTCGGCGTCCGTATCAATGTCGACGCTATCGAAAACGCCATCAGCAGCGGCACCCTGTCGAACGCCAAGGAATTCGCCGATTACTTCTTCAAGCAGGACATTTTGGTCAGGCCGCGTAAGCTGAGCGTCAAGGAACTTGTCTCGAAGAGCTATATCTACCCCTGTGTCGCCATCATGAAGGACGGGCGGTCCTTCATCCTCGCCGGGGTCGACAGCCGGGAGGGGGCGGACAAGACCAAACTCATCGCCATCGACCCCATGAACCCGACGGCGCAGCCGAAGCGGATAGTCGCAGCCGAGTTTTCCCGGGACTGGGCCGGGCAAATCGTTCTGGTTTCCCGCAGTTCCGGCAACCCGTCCACGGACCGTGCCTTCGACTGGCAGTGGTTCCTGCCGGAACTGTACCGGTTCAAGGGGGTCATGGCCCTGACCTTCATCATTTCCCTGCTGTTGCATGCCCTAGGCATCGCCCCCATCATCTATATCCAGATATCCCTGGACAAGGTCCTCGGCTACGAGGCGACGGCGACGCTTTACGTCCTCACCGCTGCGGTGACCCTGGCGCTGATCTTCAACGGCCTGCTGACCTATGGCCGGGATTATGTCATCAACCATATCTGCACTACCATTGAGGCCCGCCTGACCGGCGACGTCTTCGACAAAATGCTCAACCTGCCGGCGCAGACCTTCCACACCACCAGCCCGGCGGAAATGGAAGGCAAGGTGCAGTCTGTGGTCGCTGTTCGTATGTTCCTGGCGCGGCAAGTGCTGACCAACCTCTATGATGCCACCGGCATCCTCGTCTTCGTACCCATCCTGTTCGGCTATAGCCCCATCCTAGCCCTCGTCGTTGTGCTGTTTTCCTTCATGCAGGGCTTTATCGACCTAGCGTCGAAAATCCGCCAGAGAAAGCTGCGCAGCGCCATCGGCGAGGCCAACATGTCCCGTATCCGGGCCCTCAGGGAAACCATCGGCGGCATCGACGCGGTGAAATCCCTTTCCCAGGAACCCATTCAGCGCCGTGAGTGGCGCTCCGCCGCCGCCGCCAGCATTCGCAGCAATACGGAAATGTCAAAGCTGACCAACCTGACCGGCAGCATTAACGCGACCCTGATGAGCCTGATGACCGTGGCGATTGTGTTCACCGGCATCAACCTCGTCTTTGCGGGCAGCCTTTCCGCCGGTGCCATCATTTCCTGCAACATGCTGGGGGCCAAGGTCGTCGCACCCATCAAGGGCCTAATCACCTTCTTCGCCGACACCCACATCATCGGCGGCGCCATGGCGCAAATCGGCTCCATCTGGAACGCCAACCCGGAACGCACCGGCAGTGGCAGCCAGCAGGTGATCCATGGCGGGTTCAAGATTCGCGACGTCACCGTGCGCTTCGATGATCACGCAGTCCTCGACAAAATCAACCTGGATATCCCGGCCCGTAGCAAGGTCGTCATCGTCGGGCCATCCGCCAGCGGTAAATCGACCTTGCTGCGCCTGCTGCAGGGATTGCTGAAACCCAGTGAGGGCATCATAGAGGTAGACGGCGCCAACCTGAGCAGTCTGGACCTCAGCTTCTATCGCAGCCAAGTGGCCCTGGTCGATCTTCAGCCGAGCTTCTTCGCCGGCCCCCTGGATGAGAACATCCGCCGTGTCCGCCCCAACATCAGCGCCAGGGAACTAGAAGAGGTGATTGAAGTTTCCGGGCTCGGTCTGTTGTCCGACAACCTCCCGGAGGGGCTCAGCACTCAAGTGGACCAGACCGCCAGCAATCTGTCCCAGGCCCACAAAATAATGGTCGCTCTGGCCCGCGCCATGGCCAGTTCACCGAACCTGTTGTTGCTAGATGAGACCTTCAACAGTCTGGACAAACGCGCCTTGGTGCATCTCAAGACCAACCTGAACAAGATCTCCAACGGACGCACCCTGATTTCTACCACCCACGACATGCGCTTCGTTCCTGATTATGATTGGATCATAGTCCTCGATCAGGGAAAGGTGGTCGGGCAGGGGAAACACCACGAACTTGTCTCCAACTGTGCTCTTTATTCGGACCTGTGGCGGTTGGAAAAACGGATCGACGGTTCCGACGCCAGGGCCGAGAGTTAG